Proteins from a single region of Haloterrigena alkaliphila:
- a CDS encoding FAS1-like dehydratase domain-containing protein, with the protein MDELEAMVGDSRATVEDFRIERGKVEEFARSITEPDPVFRDESVARERGFDAIPAPPTYPRVTRFPRYRPDDLEGYGFDLGFQPEYVLHGEQSYEYERPLRVGDVLTGETTLTKVFQREGGRAGTMTFAVYETQYRDQNGNLVITDRATAIETSGAVDNDADDGNASDDSSDAATDDSETAAANGGQVPAAESVDTVRSIADLEVGDAGPTVVVEDLERMHFVKYAGASGDFNPIHYDEPYARAAGNESVFGQGMFTAGVASRVVTDWFPLEAVDSFGVRFQSQVFPDDTIVATGEVVDRQADGGAVGVDLEATNQHGETLLTGSVTATLDDD; encoded by the coding sequence ATGGACGAACTCGAGGCGATGGTCGGCGACTCGCGAGCGACCGTCGAGGACTTCCGCATCGAGCGGGGGAAGGTCGAGGAGTTCGCCCGGTCGATTACGGAGCCGGACCCGGTGTTCCGAGACGAGTCGGTCGCTCGAGAACGAGGGTTCGACGCCATCCCGGCCCCGCCGACGTATCCGCGCGTCACCCGGTTCCCGCGCTATCGCCCCGACGACCTCGAGGGGTACGGCTTCGATCTGGGCTTCCAGCCCGAGTACGTCCTCCACGGCGAGCAGTCCTACGAGTACGAGCGCCCGCTACGGGTCGGCGACGTGCTGACGGGTGAGACGACGCTCACGAAGGTCTTCCAGCGCGAAGGCGGCCGCGCCGGGACGATGACCTTCGCCGTCTACGAGACCCAGTACCGCGACCAGAACGGTAACCTCGTGATAACCGACCGCGCGACCGCCATCGAGACCTCCGGCGCGGTCGACAACGACGCGGACGACGGGAACGCGAGCGACGACTCGAGCGACGCTGCGACCGACGATTCGGAGACGGCGGCCGCCAACGGCGGGCAGGTCCCCGCCGCCGAGTCGGTCGATACCGTCCGATCGATCGCCGACCTCGAGGTCGGCGACGCGGGTCCGACGGTCGTCGTCGAGGACCTCGAGCGGATGCACTTCGTGAAGTACGCCGGCGCGAGCGGCGACTTCAACCCGATCCACTACGACGAGCCCTACGCCCGCGCGGCGGGCAACGAGAGCGTCTTCGGACAGGGGATGTTCACCGCCGGCGTCGCCTCGCGGGTCGTCACCGATTGGTTCCCGCTCGAGGCGGTCGACTCCTTCGGCGTCCGCTTCCAGTCGCAGGTCTTCCCCGACGACACGATCGTCGCGACCGGCGAGGTCGTCGACCGACAGGCCGACGGGGGCGCCGTCGGGGTAGATCTCGAGGCGACCAACCAGCACGGCGAGACGCTGCTGACCGGGTCGGTGACGGCGACGTTGGACGACGACTGA
- a CDS encoding SDR family NAD(P)-dependent oxidoreductase, with amino-acid sequence MTTTQFSLEGQTAVVTGSSSGIGKAMVELFADDGANVVVTSRELENVEPVAEAINESEAEGRALPLECDVTDRDAVEELVEQTVDEFGALDILVNNAGASFQAPPAEISENGWKTIVDINLHGTFHCSQVAAAYMREHGGGKIVNIASVAGQQGSRQMSHYGAAKAGVINFTKSVAADWAEDDIWVNCIAPGLVATEGVKSQMGVEDEADAIDRTTADRTIGTPEEVADLAQFLASSASSYLVGETVTIMGTPRLE; translated from the coding sequence ATGACGACGACGCAGTTCAGCCTCGAGGGACAGACGGCCGTCGTCACCGGCTCCTCGAGCGGTATCGGGAAGGCGATGGTCGAGCTGTTCGCCGACGACGGCGCGAACGTCGTCGTCACCTCGCGGGAACTGGAGAACGTCGAACCGGTCGCGGAGGCGATCAACGAGAGTGAGGCCGAGGGGCGGGCGCTGCCCCTCGAGTGCGACGTGACCGACCGTGACGCGGTCGAGGAACTGGTAGAACAGACTGTCGACGAGTTCGGCGCGCTCGACATCCTGGTCAACAACGCGGGCGCGAGCTTTCAGGCGCCGCCGGCGGAGATCAGCGAGAACGGCTGGAAGACCATCGTCGACATCAACCTGCACGGGACGTTCCACTGCTCGCAGGTGGCGGCCGCGTACATGCGCGAGCACGGCGGCGGGAAGATCGTCAATATCGCGAGCGTAGCCGGGCAACAGGGCTCGCGGCAGATGAGTCACTACGGCGCCGCGAAGGCCGGCGTGATCAACTTCACGAAGTCGGTCGCCGCCGACTGGGCGGAAGACGACATCTGGGTCAACTGTATCGCGCCAGGACTGGTCGCGACGGAAGGCGTCAAGTCCCAGATGGGCGTCGAGGACGAGGCCGACGCCATCGACCGGACCACCGCCGACCGGACGATCGGCACGCCCGAGGAGGTCGCCGACCTCGCGCAGTTCCTCGCCAGTTCGGCCTCGTCGTACCTCGTCGGCGAGACGGTCACGATCATGGGGACGCCGCGGCTCGAGTGA
- a CDS encoding class I adenylate-forming enzyme family protein, giving the protein MDREPVPAESLLAPPYDGNIAALLERAIDGDSDETAIEHDGETVTYRELDALIDRYARGLRAAGLEPDDRLCVYVPNSIDFCAVIWACCRTGIVASPLNPAYRRREIEYQVDHADAKAVVVTGSPADHVVNAVADLEAEILTTAPGSDVDGECDSLANLGESGTDEGRIEIVDRADDDVLLQPYTSGTTGDPKGVLLTHENFRVQIATSVSGYSASPLQGDALIVLPMYHITGLLGMLSSLCAGRTLHLLRPDRWDPERVLEVIDEFDIPSFIGVATMFNDLLEAYDPDAHDLESLQRAGQGGDKLPKPVQREFEETFDAPLSEGYGLTETTATTHTLRRSTLGIRAGSVGQPIGHARSKIVDENGEELGVGEEGEILVEGPQVMKGYYKNPEANEAVFTEDGFFKTGDIGSRDEDNYYYVEGREKEMILTAGYNVYPREIEETLYDHPGVLEAAVFGVPDERRGETVAAAVTTTEGADLDEEAIESYVLGELAPYKHPRYVEIREELPKTGSGKVRKTVLEAEFRAAYADGGE; this is encoded by the coding sequence ATGGACCGCGAGCCCGTGCCGGCGGAGTCGCTACTGGCCCCGCCGTACGACGGTAACATCGCCGCGCTCCTCGAGCGAGCGATCGACGGCGATTCCGACGAGACGGCGATCGAACACGACGGCGAAACCGTGACGTACCGCGAACTGGACGCGCTGATCGACCGCTACGCGCGCGGCCTCCGCGCGGCCGGCCTCGAACCCGACGACCGGCTCTGCGTCTACGTTCCCAACAGCATCGACTTCTGTGCGGTGATCTGGGCCTGCTGTCGAACCGGGATCGTTGCCAGTCCGCTGAACCCGGCCTATCGACGCCGCGAGATCGAGTACCAGGTCGATCACGCCGACGCGAAAGCGGTCGTCGTCACCGGATCGCCCGCCGATCACGTCGTCAACGCCGTCGCCGACCTCGAGGCCGAGATCCTCACCACGGCGCCAGGGAGCGACGTCGACGGCGAGTGCGACTCGCTGGCGAACCTCGGCGAAAGCGGTACCGACGAGGGACGGATCGAGATCGTCGACCGCGCGGACGACGACGTCCTGCTCCAGCCCTACACCTCGGGGACCACCGGCGATCCGAAGGGCGTCCTGCTGACCCACGAGAACTTCCGGGTCCAGATCGCCACCAGCGTCTCGGGGTACAGCGCCAGCCCCCTCCAGGGGGACGCGCTGATCGTCCTCCCGATGTACCACATCACGGGGCTGCTCGGGATGCTCTCCTCGCTGTGTGCCGGCCGGACGCTGCACCTGCTCCGGCCCGACCGGTGGGATCCCGAGCGCGTCCTCGAGGTGATCGACGAGTTCGACATTCCCTCGTTCATCGGCGTCGCGACGATGTTCAACGACCTGCTCGAGGCCTACGACCCCGACGCGCACGACCTCGAGTCGCTCCAGCGGGCCGGACAGGGCGGCGACAAACTCCCCAAGCCCGTCCAGCGGGAGTTCGAGGAGACGTTCGACGCGCCGCTCTCGGAGGGGTACGGCCTCACGGAGACGACCGCGACGACGCACACGCTCCGCCGGTCGACGCTCGGGATCCGGGCCGGCAGCGTCGGCCAGCCGATCGGCCACGCGCGCTCGAAGATCGTCGACGAGAACGGCGAGGAACTCGGCGTCGGCGAGGAGGGAGAGATCCTCGTCGAGGGGCCGCAGGTGATGAAGGGCTACTACAAGAACCCCGAGGCGAACGAGGCGGTGTTCACCGAGGACGGCTTCTTCAAAACCGGCGACATCGGTTCCCGCGACGAGGACAACTACTACTACGTCGAGGGCCGCGAGAAGGAGATGATCCTCACCGCGGGGTACAACGTCTACCCCCGCGAGATCGAGGAGACGCTGTACGACCACCCGGGGGTGCTCGAGGCGGCGGTCTTCGGCGTCCCCGACGAGCGACGGGGCGAGACCGTCGCGGCCGCGGTCACCACAACCGAGGGTGCAGACCTCGACGAGGAAGCGATCGAGTCGTACGTCCTCGGCGAACTCGCGCCGTACAAGCACCCGCGGTACGTCGAGATCCGCGAGGAACTCCCCAAAACCGGCAGCGGCAAGGTCCGGAAGACGGTGCTCGAAGCGGAGTTCCGAGCGGCATACGCGGACGGCGGCGAATGA
- a CDS encoding MFS transporter codes for MTDDARTDDTYSTGEIRTVALAVIAGIFFGGVATGVAFPTLPLLDERLVISTVMLSVILSANRIARLFMNTPAGTIIDRVGARTPMIIGLFTQALAPFGYIAGLRTPPIILGTIPGFGEVSLPGVVFVLARTFWGLGSAFVFIGAFATITYVTTSDNRGRWVGYMRGGQSLGFPTGLILGGLLTDIASMEIAFFTAGVLALIAGTVATFVLPDVHGGADTRSAKLREVPALLRRQPTVLLIGFGNFTVRFLWGGIILSTLARFADFHGLELAVLEAAGISGVVMGVGVLTMGGTTVVTGWISDMVSDRTLLTVPAFLAMTAGFLLIAYVPTIEALFAALVLIGAGMGAAAPAMLAILGDLTPGDEIGRMGGVYQVLGDIGLSLGPLIALPAVDSWFGYQWTYVLCAVLVCSCLLIVSLPLLRDPEVSRTPVKAD; via the coding sequence ATGACGGACGACGCGCGGACGGACGACACGTACTCGACCGGCGAGATCAGAACCGTCGCGCTGGCGGTCATCGCCGGAATCTTCTTCGGTGGCGTGGCGACCGGCGTCGCCTTCCCGACGCTGCCGCTACTCGACGAGCGGCTCGTGATCAGCACGGTGATGCTGAGCGTGATCCTCTCTGCCAACCGGATCGCGCGGCTCTTCATGAACACGCCGGCCGGAACGATCATCGACCGCGTCGGCGCGCGGACGCCGATGATCATCGGGCTCTTCACGCAGGCGCTCGCGCCGTTCGGCTACATCGCCGGCCTCCGGACGCCGCCGATCATCCTCGGGACGATCCCCGGCTTCGGCGAGGTGTCGCTTCCGGGGGTCGTCTTCGTCCTCGCGCGGACGTTCTGGGGACTGGGCAGCGCGTTCGTCTTCATCGGCGCGTTCGCGACGATCACGTACGTGACGACGTCGGACAACCGCGGCCGCTGGGTCGGCTACATGCGCGGCGGCCAGTCGCTGGGGTTCCCCACCGGCCTCATCCTCGGGGGGCTCCTGACCGACATCGCCTCGATGGAGATCGCCTTCTTCACCGCCGGCGTCCTCGCGCTGATCGCCGGCACGGTCGCGACGTTCGTCCTCCCCGACGTCCACGGCGGCGCCGACACGAGGTCCGCGAAGCTCCGCGAGGTGCCGGCCCTGCTGCGCAGGCAGCCGACCGTGCTGCTGATCGGGTTCGGCAACTTCACCGTCCGCTTCCTCTGGGGCGGGATCATCCTCTCGACGCTCGCCCGCTTCGCCGACTTCCACGGCCTCGAGCTCGCCGTCCTCGAGGCCGCGGGGATCAGCGGCGTCGTGATGGGCGTCGGCGTGCTCACGATGGGCGGGACGACGGTCGTGACCGGCTGGATTTCCGATATGGTCAGCGACCGGACGCTGCTGACGGTGCCCGCGTTTCTGGCGATGACCGCGGGGTTCCTGTTGATCGCGTACGTCCCGACGATCGAGGCGCTGTTCGCTGCGCTCGTGTTGATCGGCGCCGGCATGGGCGCGGCCGCGCCGGCGATGCTCGCGATTCTGGGCGACCTCACACCCGGCGACGAAATCGGGCGGATGGGCGGCGTCTATCAGGTGTTGGGCGATATCGGGCTCAGCCTCGGCCCGCTGATCGCGCTCCCCGCCGTCGACAGCTGGTTCGGCTACCAGTGGACGTACGTCCTCTGTGCCGTGCTGGTCTGTAGCTGCCTGCTGATCGTCTCCCTGCCGCTCCTGCGGGACCCGGAGGTCTCGCGGACGCCCGTGAAAGCCGATTGA
- a CDS encoding 3-hydroxyacyl-CoA dehydrogenase family protein has protein sequence MAQQAAAVVGGGIMGAGIAQVLARNGYEVRVREINEELAEEARERVVSGNYGLEDAVEGGYLSEDEMDEVLDRMTFTTDLEEATDGTEFVIEAVTENLAIKGQVFRDLDEVTDDQPLYSNTSGFAVTSIANAVSDPSRVAVTHFFNPVAVMDMVEIVQAPETDEAVVERAEELVDELGKTRVTIDDDPGSYGFLANRCHAAMREEAKKIVDEGIATKEQVDKALEDGYNLPVGPFSLAGLGEEWD, from the coding sequence ATGGCACAGCAAGCAGCAGCCGTCGTCGGCGGCGGCATCATGGGTGCCGGCATCGCACAGGTACTGGCCCGCAACGGCTACGAAGTCCGCGTTCGGGAGATCAACGAGGAACTGGCCGAGGAGGCCCGCGAACGCGTCGTGTCGGGCAACTACGGCCTCGAGGACGCCGTCGAGGGCGGCTACCTCTCCGAGGACGAGATGGACGAGGTGCTCGATCGGATGACGTTCACGACGGACCTCGAGGAAGCGACCGACGGCACCGAGTTCGTCATCGAGGCGGTCACCGAGAACCTCGCGATCAAGGGACAGGTGTTCCGCGATCTGGACGAGGTCACGGACGACCAGCCCCTGTACTCGAACACGAGCGGCTTCGCGGTGACCTCGATCGCCAACGCCGTCTCGGATCCCTCGCGCGTCGCGGTGACGCACTTCTTCAATCCCGTCGCGGTGATGGACATGGTCGAAATCGTCCAGGCGCCCGAGACCGACGAGGCGGTCGTCGAACGCGCCGAGGAACTGGTCGACGAACTCGGCAAAACGCGGGTCACCATCGACGACGACCCCGGCTCCTACGGCTTCCTCGCCAACCGCTGTCACGCCGCCATGCGCGAGGAGGCCAAGAAGATCGTCGACGAAGGGATCGCCACGAAGGAGCAGGTCGACAAGGCGCTCGAGGACGGCTACAACCTCCCCGTCGGCCCGTTCTCGCTGGCCGGCCTCGGCGAAGAGTGGGACTGA
- a CDS encoding enoyl-CoA hydratase/isomerase family protein: MDEDLETVLVEFDSETGVGTLTMNRPDALNALNGQLRDDIIAGLQRLEAENEDADGVALRAVVLEGAGEKAFCAGADVGGFSSESAGASSERDHYRFIRDFPAPVIAKIDGYCLGGGLETALACDFRLASESSAFGFPEVNLGILPGAGGVQYVTKLAGPAVAKELAMFGEHISAQRAADEGIINDVYDDDAFEDEVDAFVTNLAGQAPLAVQAIKDSAHMAVQSGLEEGLRYDSKLFRQLLQTEDYEEGAAAFGEDREPEFEGK; this comes from the coding sequence ATGGACGAAGACCTCGAAACTGTCCTGGTGGAGTTCGACAGCGAAACCGGCGTCGGCACGCTCACGATGAACCGCCCGGACGCGCTCAACGCCCTGAACGGCCAACTCAGAGACGACATCATCGCGGGCCTGCAGCGCCTCGAGGCCGAGAACGAGGACGCCGACGGCGTCGCGCTCCGCGCGGTGGTCCTCGAGGGCGCCGGCGAGAAGGCCTTCTGTGCCGGCGCGGACGTCGGCGGCTTCTCCTCGGAGTCGGCCGGTGCGAGTTCCGAGCGCGACCACTACCGGTTCATCCGGGACTTCCCGGCGCCCGTGATCGCGAAGATCGACGGCTACTGTCTGGGCGGGGGCCTCGAGACCGCGCTCGCCTGCGACTTCCGGCTGGCCAGCGAGTCCAGCGCGTTCGGCTTCCCCGAAGTGAACCTCGGCATCCTCCCCGGCGCCGGCGGCGTCCAGTACGTCACGAAGCTGGCCGGCCCCGCCGTCGCCAAGGAACTGGCCATGTTCGGCGAGCACATCTCCGCCCAGCGGGCCGCCGACGAGGGCATTATCAACGACGTCTACGACGACGACGCCTTCGAGGACGAGGTCGACGCGTTCGTCACCAACCTGGCCGGACAGGCGCCGCTGGCGGTGCAGGCGATCAAGGACTCGGCGCACATGGCCGTCCAGTCGGGACTCGAGGAGGGCCTGCGCTACGACAGCAAGCTCTTCCGACAGCTCCTGCAGACCGAGGACTACGAGGAGGGCGCCGCCGCGTTCGGCGAGGACCGCGAGCCCGAATTCGAAGGGAAGTAA
- a CDS encoding MBL fold metallo-hydrolase codes for MSRTNRSPPEGDQSQVHRLECSVEWPPDHTAAYLLPDEEPILVDAGMAGERARTELIDGLEAIGYEPGDVDHLLLTHAHIDHIGQVRTILEAGDPTVYAPARLRELFRRDLETVEAATRANLRETGFDSDRLEVAADELLEIHRGIREAVPFEAVDVWIDADEPVEIGSREFDSIYTPGHHVTHHCYGTELGGERVVFAGDMAIEPFRAAAIHVNFDDGVREGIDAYLEALDRLADYSFDRVYPGHGPVHDRYRETIERSRADLEDRLDRCVERLADRCAGGEESVTAIALVRDRSDDVRTRVMMLRETVAALGTLERRGRVESRLDDGVRYYEPA; via the coding sequence GTGTCACGGACGAACCGATCGCCTCCCGAGGGCGACCAGTCGCAAGTTCATCGTCTCGAGTGTTCTGTCGAGTGGCCGCCGGATCACACCGCGGCGTACCTCCTCCCCGACGAGGAGCCGATCCTCGTCGACGCCGGGATGGCCGGCGAGCGGGCCCGAACGGAACTGATCGACGGCCTCGAAGCGATCGGCTACGAGCCCGGGGACGTCGATCACCTGCTACTGACGCACGCGCACATCGATCACATCGGGCAGGTGCGGACGATCCTCGAGGCCGGCGACCCGACCGTCTACGCGCCGGCGCGGCTGCGAGAGCTGTTCCGCCGCGACCTCGAGACCGTCGAAGCGGCGACCAGAGCGAACCTGCGCGAGACGGGCTTCGATTCCGACCGCCTCGAGGTCGCGGCCGACGAGTTGCTCGAGATCCACCGCGGGATCCGCGAGGCGGTGCCGTTCGAGGCGGTCGACGTCTGGATCGACGCGGACGAACCCGTCGAGATCGGGAGTCGGGAGTTCGACTCCATCTACACCCCCGGCCACCACGTGACCCACCACTGTTACGGGACCGAACTCGGCGGTGAGCGGGTCGTCTTCGCCGGCGACATGGCCATCGAGCCGTTCCGGGCGGCCGCGATCCACGTCAACTTCGACGACGGCGTACGGGAGGGGATCGACGCCTACCTCGAGGCCCTCGACCGGCTCGCGGACTACTCGTTCGACCGGGTCTACCCCGGCCACGGACCGGTCCACGACCGCTATCGCGAGACGATCGAGCGCTCGCGGGCGGACCTCGAGGACCGGCTCGATCGGTGCGTCGAGCGGCTCGCGGACCGCTGTGCGGGCGGCGAGGAGTCCGTCACGGCGATCGCCCTCGTACGTGATCGGAGCGACGACGTCCGCACGCGGGTGATGATGCTGCGGGAAACCGTCGCCGCGCTGGGAACGCTCGAGCGACGGGGCCGCGTCGAATCGCGGCTCGACGACGGCGTTCGTTACTACGAACCGGCGTAG
- a CDS encoding thiolase family protein, with protein sequence MHNAVIVDAVRTPFGKRNGSFRDTHPQDLAAKPLEALRERNDFDPETIEDVIYGCVTPVDEQGLNIGRLAPMVAGWGDIVPGVQLNRMCGSGQQALNFAAANLMAGQHDVLIAGGVEHMTRVPMGSDGADGVDGTSAVTDTYFEYFDELTHQGEGAERIAEEYGFTREELDELAVDSQRRWGEAWDEGRYDDQIVPVETELDGESVTVEQDEHPRPDTDLETLSNLPLSFREEGEGRHHPGNSSGIVDGSSALLVASEEAAEKHGWEPMARIVQTEVVGVDPVTMLTGPIPATEQVLEKTDLELEDIDLFEVNEAFAAVVAAWLEETGISWENVNVNGGAIAHGHPLGATGATLVTKLAHELERTGQDRALSTMCIGFGQGIATIIERV encoded by the coding sequence ATGCACAACGCAGTCATCGTGGACGCGGTCCGGACGCCCTTCGGCAAGCGCAACGGCTCGTTCCGCGACACGCACCCGCAGGATCTGGCGGCGAAACCGCTCGAGGCGCTCCGCGAGCGAAACGACTTCGACCCCGAGACGATCGAGGACGTGATCTACGGCTGCGTAACCCCGGTCGACGAGCAGGGGCTCAACATCGGGCGCCTCGCCCCGATGGTCGCCGGCTGGGGCGATATCGTCCCCGGCGTCCAGCTCAACCGGATGTGCGGCTCCGGCCAGCAGGCGCTCAACTTCGCGGCCGCGAACCTGATGGCCGGCCAGCACGACGTCCTGATCGCCGGCGGCGTCGAACACATGACCCGCGTGCCGATGGGATCCGACGGCGCCGACGGCGTGGACGGCACGAGCGCCGTCACGGACACCTACTTCGAGTACTTCGACGAACTGACCCACCAGGGCGAGGGGGCCGAGCGCATCGCCGAGGAGTACGGCTTCACCCGCGAGGAACTCGACGAACTCGCCGTCGACTCCCAGCGCCGCTGGGGAGAGGCCTGGGACGAGGGGCGCTACGACGACCAGATCGTTCCTGTGGAGACGGAACTCGACGGCGAGTCGGTCACCGTCGAGCAGGACGAACACCCACGGCCCGACACCGACCTCGAGACGCTCTCGAACCTCCCGCTCTCCTTCCGCGAGGAGGGCGAGGGCCGCCACCACCCCGGCAACTCCTCGGGGATCGTCGACGGCTCGAGCGCGCTGCTCGTCGCCAGCGAGGAAGCCGCCGAGAAACACGGCTGGGAGCCGATGGCCCGCATCGTCCAGACCGAGGTCGTCGGCGTCGACCCCGTGACGATGTTGACGGGGCCGATTCCGGCGACAGAGCAGGTCCTCGAGAAAACCGATCTGGAACTCGAGGACATCGACCTGTTCGAGGTCAACGAGGCCTTCGCCGCGGTCGTCGCCGCGTGGCTCGAGGAGACCGGCATCTCCTGGGAGAACGTGAACGTCAACGGCGGCGCCATCGCCCACGGCCACCCGCTCGGCGCGACCGGCGCGACGCTGGTGACGAAGTTGGCGCACGAACTCGAGCGCACCGGCCAGGACCGGGCGCTCTCGACGATGTGCATCGGCTTCGGGCAGGGGATCGCGACGATCATCGAACGGGTCTAA
- a CDS encoding acyl-CoA dehydrogenase family protein, producing the protein MEYHDSEKSKEVAGRVEQFMDEVVIPREREALATGEQITMDEIHEMWEMAKDRDLFAPQVPEEYGGQGLDFSDMLPSFEQVGRSLIGALAIRANAPQEGNMHTLEMVGTETQKEEWLRPLVQGDIQTAFAMTEPKVGAGSDPKMLQSTAVKDGDEWVINAHKWWTSDGLGADYYLAMVRTDLDAHPYEGTSIIMVPRDADGVEVQRNIPHLGGHGITEREGGHAEVKFENVRVPVENTIGEEGEGFRIAQMRLGGGRLTHCMRYSGMAERSLDIAKAYLQEREAFGTKLEDKQALRHRIADAETRLHAARTMVRHAARELDRSDARIEVAMSKMFTANVTNDTIDLALQCCGGNGIGKDIPIAHFYENVRAFRIVDGADEVHRRSIARWAFEDVDEAEIENTLQFDEELRIDELDE; encoded by the coding sequence ATGGAGTACCACGACTCCGAGAAATCGAAGGAGGTCGCAGGGCGCGTAGAGCAATTCATGGACGAGGTCGTCATCCCGCGCGAGCGCGAGGCGCTCGCCACGGGTGAGCAGATCACGATGGACGAGATCCACGAGATGTGGGAGATGGCCAAGGATCGGGACCTGTTCGCGCCGCAGGTCCCCGAGGAGTACGGCGGCCAGGGACTGGACTTCAGCGACATGCTCCCGTCGTTCGAACAGGTCGGCCGGTCGTTGATCGGCGCGCTCGCGATCCGAGCCAACGCGCCCCAGGAGGGGAACATGCACACCCTCGAGATGGTCGGTACGGAAACGCAGAAAGAAGAGTGGCTCCGTCCGCTCGTTCAGGGGGACATTCAGACGGCGTTCGCGATGACCGAGCCCAAGGTCGGTGCCGGCTCCGACCCGAAGATGCTCCAGAGCACCGCCGTCAAGGACGGCGACGAGTGGGTCATCAACGCCCACAAGTGGTGGACCTCCGACGGGCTCGGTGCCGACTACTACCTGGCGATGGTCCGAACCGACCTCGACGCCCATCCCTACGAGGGCACGTCGATCATCATGGTGCCACGCGACGCCGACGGCGTCGAAGTCCAGCGAAACATCCCACACCTCGGCGGCCACGGCATCACCGAACGCGAAGGCGGCCACGCCGAGGTGAAGTTCGAGAACGTCCGCGTCCCCGTCGAGAACACGATCGGTGAGGAAGGCGAAGGGTTCCGTATCGCTCAGATGCGACTCGGCGGCGGCCGACTCACCCACTGCATGCGCTACTCGGGAATGGCCGAGCGCTCGCTCGACATCGCGAAGGCCTACCTTCAGGAGCGGGAGGCCTTCGGCACGAAACTCGAGGACAAGCAAGCGCTGCGCCACCGCATCGCCGACGCCGAAACCCGCCTGCACGCCGCGCGAACGATGGTTCGGCACGCCGCGCGCGAACTCGACCGCAGCGACGCTCGTATCGAGGTCGCGATGTCGAAGATGTTCACCGCGAACGTCACCAACGACACCATCGACCTCGCGCTGCAGTGTTGTGGCGGCAACGGGATCGGCAAGGACATCCCGATCGCGCACTTCTACGAGAACGTCCGCGCGTTCCGCATCGTCGACGGCGCCGACGAGGTCCACCGCCGCTCGATCGCCCGCTGGGCCTTCGAGGACGTCGACGAGGCCGAGATCGAGAACACGCTGCAGTTCGACGAGGAGCTGCGCATCGACGAACTCGACGAGTAA